One part of the Rhodococcus oxybenzonivorans genome encodes these proteins:
- a CDS encoding MlaE family ABC transporter permease — MTNPVARPLTLLGEFFAMSADAFRGMMVWPFQWREFISQCWFIVRVSLLPTLLVALPFTALISFTFNILAAEFGSSDVAGAGATLGAVTQVGPVVTVLVVAGAGATAICADLGSRTIREEIDAMEVLGIDPIVRLVSPRVLASTLVALLLNALVCAIGIVGSFIFSVFFQNVTPGAFVDGIPLLTGVPELVISEVKAASFGLIAALIACYRGLTVKGGAKSVGQAVNETVVYAFMALFLVNVVTTAIGIKMTAGR, encoded by the coding sequence TGACTCTGCTCGGCGAGTTCTTCGCCATGTCGGCCGACGCCTTCCGCGGAATGATGGTGTGGCCGTTCCAATGGCGCGAGTTCATCAGCCAGTGCTGGTTCATCGTGCGGGTGTCGTTGCTGCCGACGCTGCTCGTCGCGCTGCCGTTCACCGCGTTGATCAGCTTCACCTTCAATATCCTCGCCGCCGAATTCGGTTCCTCGGATGTGGCGGGCGCGGGTGCCACGCTCGGCGCGGTCACCCAGGTGGGACCGGTAGTGACGGTGCTGGTGGTCGCGGGAGCCGGGGCAACCGCGATCTGCGCCGATCTCGGGTCGCGCACCATCCGCGAGGAGATCGACGCGATGGAGGTGCTCGGCATCGACCCGATCGTGCGGCTGGTCTCGCCCCGGGTGCTGGCTTCAACGCTGGTGGCGCTGTTGCTCAACGCGCTGGTCTGCGCGATCGGGATCGTCGGCAGCTTCATCTTCTCGGTGTTCTTCCAGAACGTCACCCCCGGCGCGTTCGTCGACGGAATTCCCCTGCTCACCGGGGTACCGGAATTGGTGATCTCGGAGGTCAAGGCCGCCTCGTTCGGGCTCATCGCGGCCCTGATCGCGTGCTACCGGGGCCTGACCGTCAAGGGCGGCGCCAAGAGTGTGGGACAGGCGGTCAACGAAACGGTCGTCTACGCGTTCATGGCGTTGTTCCTGGTCAACGTCGTGACGACCGCCATCGGTATCAAGATGACAGCAGGTCGCTGA
- a CDS encoding ABC transporter permease, with product MAIVGVSGAKRTLDEVGRQAVFYRDAILEIPFAVRRFPRETLRLVAEVALGSGALALIGGTVVICGFLTLSAGAVVALQGYASLSDIGVEALTGFFAACVNVRIAAPSIAGVGLAATIGAGATAQLGAMRISEEIDALEVIGVQSVPYLASTRIVAGVIAIVPVYGVAVVASFLASRTVTVVVWGQSGGVYDHYFRSFLVPTDLLWSFLQAILMGLVVMLIHTYFGYTASGGPAGVGEAVGRAVRASLAAVVFVTLAVSLAVYGVSGNFHFAG from the coding sequence ATGGCGATCGTCGGAGTATCAGGAGCGAAGCGAACGCTCGACGAGGTCGGCAGGCAAGCGGTCTTCTACCGCGACGCCATCCTGGAAATACCATTCGCCGTGCGGCGTTTCCCCCGCGAGACGCTGCGCTTGGTCGCCGAGGTCGCGCTCGGTTCCGGTGCGCTGGCACTGATCGGTGGCACGGTAGTGATCTGTGGTTTCCTCACGTTGTCCGCCGGTGCGGTCGTCGCGCTGCAGGGGTACGCCTCACTGAGTGACATCGGTGTCGAGGCGTTGACGGGGTTCTTCGCGGCCTGCGTGAATGTCCGCATCGCCGCGCCGTCGATCGCCGGCGTCGGACTCGCCGCGACCATCGGCGCGGGCGCGACGGCGCAACTGGGCGCCATGCGGATCTCGGAGGAGATCGACGCGCTGGAAGTTATCGGCGTGCAGTCGGTGCCATATCTCGCCTCGACCCGCATCGTGGCGGGGGTGATTGCGATCGTTCCCGTGTACGGGGTGGCGGTCGTCGCGTCGTTCCTGGCCAGCCGCACCGTCACGGTCGTCGTCTGGGGTCAGTCCGGCGGCGTCTACGACCACTACTTCCGGTCGTTCCTTGTACCGACGGACCTGCTGTGGTCATTTCTGCAAGCGATTCTGATGGGACTGGTCGTCATGCTGATCCACACCTACTTCGGGTACACCGCCTCGGGCGGTCCCGCCGGGGTCGGTGAGGCTGTCGGGCGCGCGGTGCGCGCGTCGCTGGCCGCCGTCGTGTTCGTCACCCTTGCCGTCTCCCTGGCCGTCTATGGCGTGTCGGGCAACTTCCACTTCGCCGGATGA